One segment of Planctomycetota bacterium DNA contains the following:
- a CDS encoding ATP-dependent Clp protease ATP-binding subunit, with translation MFERLTDRARKVMALANQEAQRFNHEYIGTEHILLGLVKEGSGVGANVLKNLGIDLRKVRLEVEKLVKSGPEMVTMGKLPQTPRAKKVIEYAIEEARNLNHNYVGTEHLLLGLLREQDGVAAQVLLNLGLKLEEVREEVLNLLGAGGDSEQESPQQAEAAGEPGAPEAPAAPGRRGKSKTPALDSFGRDLTELARNGELDPVIGRFAEIERLVQVLCRRTKNNPVLLGEAGVGKTAIVEGLAQQIISQEVPDLLHDKRLVVLDLAMMVAGTKYRGQFEERIKAVMNEVRRAKNIILFIDELHTLVGAGGAEGAIDASNVLKPALSRGEIQCIGATTFDEYRKYIEKDAALERRFQSIVVEPPGPEQAYEILKGLQEKYAAHHRVVYTDQALRAAVELSGRYIPGRVQPDKSIDVIDEAGARLRLKTMAKPPDLADLETRIERLSIDKDDAVKNADYEKAADLRDQAEKLRKEKEKLQQGWRDRMNETTGTVDEEMIAEVVSKMTGVPLTRLAKEESKRLLQLEAELHKTVVGQEEAVKTVARAIRKSRSGLKDPKRPMGSFLFLGPTGVGKTLLAKAIADFMFGDQDALFALDMSEYMEKHNVSRLIGAPPGYVGFEEGGQLTERIRRRPYAVVLLDEVEKAHPDVFNMLLQIMEEGRLTDSFGRHVDFRNCIIIMTSNLGADVIKGGSAFGFTKRAEVQDYEKIKKSLTSEVERFFRPEFVNRLDDLIVFRPLIKDDLNQIIEFELGKLRKRLTEKGMALEIDQRAKDFLIDKGYNPDFGARPLRRALSQFVEDPLAENLLSGEFVAGDVIWVTREDEKEHLAFRAQKPVAPPPPATPTPVV, from the coding sequence ATGTTTGAACGTCTGACAGATCGTGCTCGCAAGGTGATGGCTCTCGCGAATCAGGAGGCCCAGCGGTTCAACCACGAGTACATCGGGACCGAGCACATCCTGCTTGGCCTGGTCAAGGAAGGGTCAGGCGTCGGCGCCAACGTGCTCAAGAACCTCGGCATCGACCTGCGAAAGGTCCGCCTGGAGGTCGAGAAGCTGGTCAAGAGCGGCCCCGAGATGGTCACCATGGGCAAGCTTCCGCAGACGCCGCGGGCCAAGAAGGTCATCGAGTACGCGATCGAGGAAGCCCGCAATCTGAATCACAACTATGTCGGCACCGAGCATCTTCTGCTGGGCCTGCTCCGCGAGCAGGACGGCGTGGCCGCCCAGGTGCTGCTGAACCTCGGCCTGAAGCTCGAGGAAGTCCGCGAGGAGGTGCTGAATCTGCTCGGCGCCGGCGGCGACAGCGAGCAGGAAAGCCCGCAGCAGGCGGAGGCCGCCGGGGAACCCGGAGCCCCCGAGGCGCCGGCCGCGCCGGGCCGCCGCGGCAAGAGCAAGACCCCCGCGCTCGATTCGTTCGGCCGCGATCTCACCGAGCTTGCCCGCAACGGCGAACTCGACCCGGTCATCGGGCGCTTCGCCGAGATCGAGCGCCTGGTCCAGGTGCTCTGCCGCCGCACCAAGAACAATCCCGTGCTCCTGGGCGAGGCGGGCGTCGGCAAGACGGCGATCGTCGAGGGCCTGGCGCAGCAGATCATCTCGCAGGAAGTCCCCGACCTGCTGCACGACAAGCGCTTGGTCGTGCTTGACCTGGCCATGATGGTCGCGGGCACCAAGTACCGCGGCCAGTTCGAGGAGCGCATCAAGGCGGTCATGAACGAGGTTCGCCGCGCCAAGAACATCATCCTCTTCATCGACGAGCTGCACACGCTGGTCGGAGCCGGCGGCGCCGAGGGCGCCATCGACGCCAGCAACGTGCTCAAGCCGGCGCTGTCCCGCGGCGAGATCCAGTGCATCGGCGCGACCACCTTCGACGAGTACCGCAAGTACATCGAGAAGGACGCGGCCCTGGAGCGGCGCTTCCAGTCGATCGTGGTGGAGCCGCCCGGACCGGAACAGGCCTACGAGATTCTCAAGGGATTGCAGGAGAAGTACGCGGCGCATCACCGCGTGGTCTACACCGACCAGGCCCTGCGCGCCGCGGTCGAGCTCTCGGGACGCTACATCCCGGGGCGCGTGCAGCCCGACAAGAGCATCGACGTGATCGACGAGGCCGGCGCCCGCCTGCGCCTCAAGACCATGGCCAAGCCGCCCGATCTCGCCGATCTCGAGACCCGCATCGAGCGCCTGAGCATCGACAAGGACGACGCGGTGAAGAACGCCGACTACGAGAAGGCCGCCGACCTGCGCGACCAGGCCGAGAAGCTGCGCAAGGAAAAGGAGAAGCTGCAGCAAGGCTGGCGCGACCGCATGAACGAGACCACCGGCACCGTCGACGAGGAGATGATCGCGGAGGTCGTCAGCAAGATGACCGGCGTGCCGCTCACCCGCCTCGCCAAGGAAGAAAGCAAGCGCTTGCTCCAGCTCGAGGCCGAGCTGCACAAGACCGTCGTCGGCCAGGAGGAAGCGGTCAAGACCGTCGCCCGCGCCATCCGCAAGAGCCGATCCGGCTTGAAGGATCCCAAGCGACCGATGGGTTCGTTCCTCTTCCTCGGACCGACCGGCGTCGGCAAGACGCTGCTGGCCAAGGCCATCGCCGACTTCATGTTCGGCGACCAGGACGCACTCTTTGCCCTGGACATGAGCGAGTATATGGAGAAGCACAATGTCTCCAGGCTCATCGGAGCGCCTCCCGGCTACGTGGGCTTCGAGGAGGGCGGACAGCTCACCGAGCGCATCCGCCGCCGCCCCTACGCCGTCGTTCTTCTGGACGAGGTGGAGAAGGCGCATCCCGATGTCTTCAACATGCTGCTGCAGATCATGGAGGAGGGACGCCTCACCGATTCCTTCGGCCGCCACGTCGACTTCCGCAACTGCATCATCATCATGACCAGCAATCTCGGCGCCGATGTCATCAAGGGCGGCTCGGCCTTCGGCTTCACCAAGCGCGCCGAGGTGCAGGACTACGAGAAGATCAAGAAGTCGCTCACCAGCGAGGTGGAGCGATTCTTCCGGCCGGAGTTCGTGAACCGACTGGACGACCTGATCGTCTTCCGGCCGCTGATCAAGGACGATTTGAACCAGATCATCGAGTTCGAGCTGGGCAAGCTCCGCAAGCGCCTCACCGAGAAGGGCATGGCCCTGGAGATCGATCAGAGGGCCAAGGACTTCCTGATCGACAAGGGCTACAACCCCGACTTCGGAGCCCGGCCGCTGCGCCGCGCGCTCTCGCAGTTTGTCGAGGATCCGCTGGCGGAGAACCTGCTCAGCGGCGAGTTCGTGGCCGGCGACGTGATCTGGGTGACCCGCGAGGATGAGAAGGAGCACCTGGCCTTCCGAGCCCAGAAGCCTGTGGCCCCGCCTCCACCCGCGACGCCAACCCCGGTGGTGTGA
- a CDS encoding DUF1444 family protein: MEAFPKNPEDFGGFVKRLFLRKWPERKFEIAGPMDLVIDGRHLGLENLWRIARQDPARADQIVESYIDKLMEGDSVGGMSMPFSLVRKRIMPRIQPESIFKHLDREQVAHIPFVNDTVIVFVIDMPHVTVSVTVEQMVRWGVQVDDLERLARENLARYAPELKVRVVETEDGGKAAIVALQDGYDAARLLLDTLHVKLAPQLGGDFFVATPARDMFVAMTCNPPKFVQRISKRIGRDYQRLPYPITSALFLVTRDGVAGTAEEAA; encoded by the coding sequence ATGGAAGCATTTCCCAAGAATCCAGAGGACTTTGGAGGCTTTGTGAAGCGGTTGTTCCTTCGCAAGTGGCCGGAGCGCAAGTTCGAGATCGCCGGTCCGATGGACCTGGTCATCGACGGTCGCCACCTCGGCCTGGAAAATCTCTGGCGCATCGCCCGGCAGGACCCGGCGCGGGCTGATCAGATCGTGGAGAGCTACATCGACAAGTTGATGGAGGGGGATTCCGTCGGCGGCATGTCGATGCCCTTCTCCCTGGTGCGCAAGCGCATCATGCCGCGCATCCAACCTGAGAGCATCTTCAAGCATTTGGACCGCGAGCAGGTGGCCCACATTCCCTTCGTCAACGACACCGTGATCGTCTTCGTGATCGACATGCCCCACGTCACCGTGAGCGTGACCGTGGAGCAGATGGTGCGCTGGGGGGTTCAGGTGGACGACCTGGAGCGGCTCGCCCGCGAGAATCTGGCCCGCTACGCGCCGGAGCTGAAGGTGCGCGTCGTTGAGACCGAGGATGGCGGCAAGGCGGCGATCGTCGCCCTGCAGGATGGCTACGACGCGGCGCGCTTGCTGTTGGACACGCTGCACGTCAAGCTGGCGCCGCAACTGGGCGGCGACTTCTTCGTCGCCACGCCGGCCCGCGACATGTTCGTGGCCATGACCTGCAATCCGCCCAAATTCGTCCAGCGCATCTCCAAGCGCATCGGCCGCGATTACCAGCGGCTCCCGTACCCGATCACCAGCGCTCTCTTTCTGGTGACGCGCGACGGCGTGGCGGGCACGGCCGAAGAAGCCGCCTGA
- a CDS encoding RluA family pseudouridine synthase, giving the protein MDEPTLSHDGFRVVHAASDFVVLEKASGLLSVPGIGPANADCLATRVAAVFPGARNVHRLDQHTSGLIVMALNAQSHRALSMAFEARRVTKAYHAIALGHAQTDEGEIDLPLRKEALGSARQIVCHEQGKASRTRWHAEARLEFVPSSVASSKAPCRCTRFRLEPMTGRSHQLRVHLASIGHPILADELYATEVVKRAATRLCLHATELAWGEFKFTAPHPFH; this is encoded by the coding sequence ATGGATGAACCCACCCTTTCGCACGACGGTTTCCGCGTGGTTCATGCGGCGAGCGATTTCGTCGTCCTGGAGAAGGCGTCGGGATTGCTCTCAGTTCCGGGGATTGGCCCGGCCAATGCGGATTGCCTGGCCACGCGCGTCGCGGCTGTTTTCCCGGGCGCCCGCAACGTGCACCGCCTGGACCAGCACACCAGCGGGCTCATCGTGATGGCCCTGAATGCCCAGAGCCATCGAGCGCTGAGCATGGCCTTCGAGGCGCGGCGGGTGACGAAGGCCTACCACGCGATTGCCCTCGGGCACGCGCAGACCGACGAGGGCGAGATCGATCTTCCGCTTCGCAAGGAGGCGCTGGGCTCGGCTCGACAGATCGTCTGCCACGAACAGGGCAAGGCGAGCCGGACCCGCTGGCATGCCGAAGCACGGCTGGAGTTCGTTCCATCGTCGGTTGCTTCTTCGAAGGCCCCCTGCCGGTGCACGCGCTTTCGCCTTGAGCCCATGACGGGCCGCAGCCATCAGCTTCGGGTTCATCTCGCCTCCATCGGCCACCCCATTCTCGCCGACGAGTTGTACGCGACGGAAGTGGTGAAACGTGCCGCGACACGGCTCTGCCTTCACGCCACCGAGCTCGCATGGGGCGAATTCAAGTTCACGGCGCCGCATCCTTTTCACTGA
- the shc gene encoding squalene--hopene cyclase: MSTHPATAEPATIESGSMRSLRTCAEAALAALRSLQKPDGHWCAELEGDSILQSEYLLMKWILGQEAAPMVDGRSAQTLQKIVRQLRSQQREDGGWGQYPGSDVDLSATVKGYFCLKLFGDSPEAPHMRKARDVVRAMGGAEHCNSFSNFYLACLGQISWSAVPAIPPEIVWLPKWFYFHMSKMSAWSRTMLLPLAIVATLRPTRALAPEQGIDELFVDGRARHRLKMRSDVPWGWRTFFLGADRAMKVAHRIFGTSLRRRAIAAAFRWSATRCGQDQPAPTRGLGAIFPPMVYIQIVFHALGIRRSDAMVVRAERELDEFFIEEGERIRIQPCFSPVWDTGIALYALADCGCTVEDASAASAGDWLRSKECRFLGDWAANTAPSTAPAGWYFEYANAWYPDVDDTAMVSMALMRIGGPANQSAAARGVAWTLAMQNDDGGWAAFDRTRDRKVYEYVPFADHNAIQDPSCPDITGRVLECLSWHGITVDHPAVRRAVKYIKSRQEPEGCFFGRWGVNYIYGTWQAVIGPIRCGVSPNEEWIARAGAWIKSVQKPDGSFGESANSYIDPTLKGQGVSTASQTAWGAMILQEIFGHDDPDLVKALVWLAKTQLSERDATNPEKNPDRDPAGSWRETEFTGTGFPRVFYLRYHLYRLYFPLMALGRYLRAHGAGFSTSAADSISDA; this comes from the coding sequence ATGTCCACGCACCCTGCGACTGCCGAGCCCGCGACGATCGAAAGCGGTTCGATGCGCTCGCTCAGGACCTGCGCCGAGGCGGCGCTGGCCGCGCTGCGCTCGCTGCAGAAGCCGGATGGCCACTGGTGCGCCGAGCTGGAGGGGGATTCCATCCTGCAGAGCGAATACCTGCTGATGAAATGGATCCTGGGCCAGGAGGCCGCGCCGATGGTCGACGGCCGGTCGGCGCAGACGCTCCAGAAGATCGTCCGGCAACTTCGGAGCCAGCAGCGCGAGGATGGCGGATGGGGGCAGTACCCGGGCTCCGACGTCGATCTGAGCGCCACGGTGAAGGGCTATTTTTGCCTGAAATTGTTCGGGGATTCCCCCGAGGCGCCCCACATGCGCAAAGCCCGCGATGTGGTGCGGGCCATGGGCGGCGCCGAGCACTGCAACAGCTTCTCCAACTTCTACCTGGCCTGCCTGGGGCAGATCTCCTGGAGCGCGGTGCCCGCGATCCCGCCGGAGATCGTCTGGCTGCCGAAGTGGTTCTACTTCCACATGAGCAAGATGAGCGCCTGGAGCCGGACCATGCTGCTGCCCCTGGCGATCGTGGCGACGCTTCGCCCGACGCGGGCGCTGGCTCCCGAGCAGGGCATCGACGAATTGTTCGTGGACGGGAGGGCGCGACACCGGCTGAAGATGCGCTCGGACGTGCCCTGGGGCTGGCGGACGTTCTTTCTAGGCGCCGACCGCGCGATGAAAGTGGCTCACCGCATCTTCGGAACCTCGTTGCGCCGCCGTGCCATCGCCGCTGCGTTTCGGTGGAGCGCCACTCGCTGCGGGCAGGATCAGCCGGCGCCGACCCGCGGACTCGGAGCGATCTTTCCGCCCATGGTTTACATCCAGATTGTTTTCCACGCCCTGGGGATTCGGCGCAGCGACGCCATGGTGGTTCGCGCCGAGCGCGAGCTCGACGAGTTCTTCATCGAGGAGGGCGAGCGCATCCGCATCCAGCCCTGTTTCAGCCCGGTCTGGGACACGGGTATTGCGCTCTACGCGCTGGCCGACTGCGGATGCACCGTGGAGGATGCCTCCGCAGCGAGTGCCGGCGACTGGCTCCGCAGCAAGGAGTGCCGATTTCTCGGGGATTGGGCGGCAAACACCGCCCCCTCGACGGCGCCGGCCGGCTGGTATTTCGAATACGCCAACGCCTGGTACCCGGACGTGGACGACACGGCGATGGTCAGCATGGCGCTGATGCGGATCGGCGGACCGGCCAATCAATCGGCGGCAGCGCGCGGCGTGGCGTGGACTCTGGCGATGCAGAACGACGATGGCGGGTGGGCGGCCTTCGACCGGACCCGCGACCGCAAGGTCTACGAGTACGTTCCCTTCGCCGACCACAACGCGATCCAGGATCCGAGCTGCCCCGACATCACGGGGCGCGTGCTGGAATGTCTGAGCTGGCACGGCATCACGGTCGACCATCCCGCGGTGCGCCGCGCGGTGAAGTACATCAAGAGCCGTCAGGAGCCCGAGGGTTGCTTCTTCGGCCGCTGGGGAGTGAACTACATCTATGGCACATGGCAGGCCGTGATCGGCCCGATCCGCTGCGGCGTGTCGCCGAACGAGGAGTGGATCGCGCGAGCGGGGGCCTGGATCAAGTCCGTGCAGAAGCCCGACGGCAGCTTCGGCGAGAGTGCCAACAGCTACATCGACCCCACGCTCAAGGGGCAAGGCGTCAGCACCGCCAGCCAGACCGCGTGGGGAGCCATGATCCTGCAGGAGATCTTCGGCCATGACGATCCGGATCTTGTGAAGGCGCTGGTGTGGCTTGCGAAGACGCAGTTGAGCGAAAGGGACGCGACAAATCCTGAGAAAAACCCTGATCGCGATCCAGCGGGCTCCTGGCGCGAGACGGAATTCACCGGCACGGGATTCCCCCGTGTCTTCTACCTGCGCTACCACCTCTACCGGCTCTATTTCCCGCTGATGGCGCTGGGCCGCTATCTGCGGGCGCATGGCGCAGGATTTTCGACCTCCGCCGCGGATTCGATTTCGGACGCCTGA
- the kdsA gene encoding 3-deoxy-8-phosphooctulonate synthase, with protein sequence MPHRINVLDSFFAHPHRRLLLIGGPCVLESDAINRQIGETLRDACRELDMGFVFKASFDKANRSSVKSPRGPGIASGLERLSKLRDALDVPVTTDIHDASQCELAAKSVDMLQIPAFLCRQTDLLLAAAGTGKAVNIKKGQFMSPAEMGHVLAKVRAGGCRMAMLTERGTTFGYNRLVNDFMGIGDLMDFEVPICFDATHSTQLPGGEGERTGGRPERAPLLAKAAVAAGVSAIFLECHPEPAKALSDASTMLPLSSVPALLKTLDAIRRAANG encoded by the coding sequence ATGCCACACCGAATAAACGTGCTGGATTCGTTTTTCGCCCACCCCCACCGGCGCCTGCTGCTGATCGGGGGGCCATGCGTTCTGGAATCCGACGCGATCAACCGGCAGATCGGCGAGACCCTCCGCGACGCCTGCCGGGAGCTGGACATGGGATTCGTCTTCAAGGCGAGCTTCGACAAGGCCAACCGGTCGAGCGTGAAGAGTCCGCGCGGCCCGGGGATTGCATCGGGGCTTGAGCGGCTGTCAAAATTGCGCGATGCACTGGACGTGCCCGTGACCACCGACATCCACGACGCGAGCCAGTGCGAGCTGGCCGCCAAGAGCGTCGACATGCTGCAGATCCCCGCCTTCCTCTGCCGCCAGACGGACCTGCTGCTGGCCGCCGCGGGAACCGGCAAGGCGGTGAACATCAAGAAGGGCCAGTTCATGAGCCCCGCCGAGATGGGCCATGTGCTGGCCAAGGTGCGGGCGGGCGGATGCCGCATGGCCATGCTCACCGAACGCGGCACGACCTTCGGCTACAACCGGCTGGTGAACGACTTCATGGGCATCGGCGACCTGATGGATTTCGAGGTGCCCATTTGCTTCGACGCGACCCACAGCACGCAGCTTCCCGGCGGCGAGGGGGAGCGCACCGGAGGTCGACCGGAGCGGGCGCCGCTGCTGGCCAAGGCGGCCGTGGCCGCGGGCGTGTCCGCGATTTTCCTTGAGTGCCATCCCGAACCGGCCAAGGCCCTCAGCGACGCGAGCACCATGCTGCCGCTGTCGAGCGTGCCCGCGCTGCTCAAGACGCTCGACGCCATCCGGCGGGCTGCCAATGGATAG
- a CDS encoding aminodeoxychorismate/anthranilate synthase component II, with protein sequence MVLLIDNYDSFTWNLVHRMQEASPGLRVEVVRNDEIDAAKAEAMKPTHLVISPGPCTPKEAGASAELVRHFRGRIPILGVCLGHQTIGACHGMTVRRADAPMHGKTSLIHHDGRGVFQGLPDPFPATRYHSLVIDPATLSDEFEVSAKTEDGVIMGIRRKAGAGEAPLEGVQFHPESFLTPDGPRLLSNFLAMRGAGR encoded by the coding sequence GTGGTTCTTTTGATCGACAACTACGACTCGTTCACCTGGAACCTGGTGCACCGCATGCAGGAGGCCAGCCCGGGGCTGCGGGTCGAAGTGGTGCGCAACGACGAAATCGACGCCGCGAAAGCGGAGGCCATGAAGCCGACTCATCTGGTGATCTCGCCGGGACCCTGCACGCCCAAGGAAGCGGGCGCCAGCGCCGAGCTCGTGCGCCATTTCCGCGGCCGGATTCCGATCCTGGGCGTCTGCCTTGGGCATCAGACCATCGGCGCCTGCCACGGCATGACGGTGCGCCGCGCCGACGCGCCGATGCATGGCAAGACCAGCCTGATCCACCACGATGGCCGCGGGGTTTTTCAGGGCCTGCCTGATCCCTTTCCAGCCACCCGTTACCACTCGCTGGTCATCGATCCCGCGACCCTGTCGGACGAGTTTGAGGTAAGCGCCAAGACGGAGGATGGCGTGATCATGGGTATCCGCCGCAAGGCTGGCGCCGGGGAGGCTCCGCTGGAGGGAGTCCAGTTCCATCCGGAAAGTTTCCTCACCCCGGACGGGCCGAGGCTGCTCTCGAACTTCTTGGCGATGCGCGGTGCGGGCCGCTAG
- the nadB gene encoding L-aspartate oxidase: protein MNSYHERELLIPFRSALLPQIFTDVVVVGTGVAGLRAAIEASEHQDVILLAKESVDLSNTSWAQGGIAAVMAAADSLRSHIQDTLEAGAGLCEPEAVRALVEEGPGEIRQLLKWGMRVDRGPGGEPELGLEGGHHFNRIMHTDGDATGVELARCLVERVRLQRRVRVFDRCFAIDILVDQRKGRRRAAGLLTWHPRHGLQIIWARATVLATGGSGQIFRETTNPKVATGDGVAMAWRAGAAVTDLEFMQFHPTTLYVAGAPRHLISEAVRGEGAKLVDRDGASIMPGLHELGDLAPRDVVSRAIVRHLAKSGESHVWLDARCMGSAGFARRFPGLARMLAGFGLDAGRDCIPVHPAAHYSIGGARTDLHGRTNVPGLYACGECAATGVHGANRLASNSLLEGLVFGRRVAQALQQDDLSPAQPVPLMHEVERPERGELDLADVRSSLRSAMWRNVGIERSSAKLSDMLEMFAFWGRYAFDSVFEEPVGWETQNMLTAARLMVLAALARHESRGTHNRLDRPALDPELAGHFVWAKGSEEFQWSALGLLASSQADGA, encoded by the coding sequence ATGAACTCCTACCACGAACGAGAGCTGCTGATTCCATTTCGTTCGGCGCTGCTCCCGCAGATCTTCACCGACGTCGTGGTGGTGGGCACGGGCGTGGCCGGACTGCGGGCCGCGATCGAGGCCTCCGAGCATCAGGATGTGATCCTGTTGGCGAAGGAGTCGGTCGACCTCTCGAACACCTCCTGGGCGCAGGGGGGCATCGCGGCGGTGATGGCGGCCGCGGACAGCCTGCGCAGCCACATCCAGGACACCCTTGAAGCGGGGGCCGGGCTCTGCGAGCCGGAGGCCGTGCGAGCTCTGGTCGAAGAAGGCCCCGGGGAAATCCGCCAACTCTTGAAGTGGGGGATGCGGGTGGATCGCGGACCCGGCGGCGAGCCGGAGCTGGGACTGGAAGGCGGGCACCACTTCAATCGCATCATGCACACGGATGGCGACGCGACCGGGGTCGAATTGGCCCGCTGCCTGGTCGAGCGGGTGCGCTTGCAAAGGCGCGTGCGCGTCTTCGACCGCTGCTTCGCCATCGACATCCTGGTGGACCAGCGCAAGGGTCGGCGCCGCGCCGCGGGCCTGCTGACCTGGCATCCGCGCCACGGCCTGCAGATCATCTGGGCCCGCGCCACTGTGCTGGCCACGGGCGGCTCGGGACAGATTTTCCGCGAGACCACCAATCCCAAGGTTGCCACCGGCGACGGCGTGGCCATGGCGTGGCGTGCCGGCGCCGCCGTGACCGACCTGGAGTTCATGCAGTTCCATCCCACCACGCTCTACGTCGCCGGCGCGCCGCGGCACCTGATCAGCGAGGCGGTGCGCGGCGAGGGGGCGAAGCTGGTCGACCGCGACGGCGCCTCGATCATGCCCGGCCTGCACGAGCTGGGCGACCTCGCGCCGCGCGACGTGGTGAGCCGCGCGATCGTGCGGCACCTGGCCAAGTCGGGCGAGTCGCACGTCTGGCTCGACGCCCGATGCATGGGCTCCGCCGGATTTGCCCGGCGCTTCCCGGGCCTGGCCCGGATGCTGGCGGGGTTCGGCCTGGACGCGGGGCGCGACTGCATCCCGGTGCATCCCGCAGCCCACTACAGCATTGGCGGCGCGCGCACCGACCTCCACGGTCGCACCAATGTGCCCGGGCTCTACGCCTGCGGCGAGTGCGCCGCAACCGGCGTGCATGGCGCCAACCGCCTGGCGAGCAACAGTCTGCTCGAGGGCCTCGTCTTCGGCCGGCGCGTTGCCCAGGCCCTGCAGCAGGATGACCTTTCCCCCGCGCAGCCGGTCCCCCTGATGCACGAAGTGGAGCGGCCCGAGCGCGGCGAGTTGGACCTGGCGGATGTCCGCAGCAGCCTGCGCAGCGCCATGTGGCGCAACGTGGGCATCGAGCGGAGCTCCGCCAAGCTGAGCGACATGCTGGAGATGTTCGCCTTCTGGGGGCGCTACGCCTTCGACTCGGTCTTCGAGGAGCCCGTGGGCTGGGAGACGCAGAACATGCTCACCGCCGCGCGGCTCATGGTGCTGGCGGCGCTGGCTCGCCACGAGAGCCGCGGCACGCACAACCGTCTCGACCGGCCCGCGCTCGATCCCGAGCTCGCGGGGCACTTCGTCTGGGCCAAAGGCAGCGAGGAATTTCAATGGAGCGCGCTCGGCTTGCTGGCGTCGTCGCAGGCCGATGGGGCGTAG